From the genome of Deinococcus sp. AJ005, one region includes:
- a CDS encoding DUF2087 domain-containing protein, which produces MTKSISDFQDDHGRIIAWPSKRRRVHQMAILDYLTGLFEPGVSYNQGQVERVLADHSTLEDPSVLLTELLDSEYLTTADGAYWRADGRPGVSAETSESSGTPEISVSKSG; this is translated from the coding sequence ATGACGAAAAGCATCTCCGACTTTCAGGACGACCACGGACGCATCATCGCCTGGCCCAGCAAACGCCGCCGCGTCCATCAGATGGCCATTCTGGATTACCTGACTGGCCTGTTCGAGCCGGGCGTGTCCTACAACCAGGGGCAGGTAGAACGTGTGCTGGCCGACCACAGCACCCTGGAAGACCCCTCGGTTCTGCTGACCGAACTGCTGGACAGCGAGTATCTGACCACCGCCGACGGTGCCTACTGGCGCGCGGACGGGCGGCCCGGCGTGAGTGCGGAGACCTCCGAGTCGTCCGGCACGCCAGAGATCAGCGTCAGCAAGAGTGGCTGA
- the radA gene encoding DNA repair protein RadA yields MARVTTKYVCNSCGYTSAKPLGRCPNCQAWNSFEEEVPTVTGGKTRSGGAGGYGGISGGKLTPLSTVGRREEPRMSSGISEVDRVLGGGLVAGGVTLIGGEPGIGKSTLLLQVADSVARAGGTVLYVAGEESLEQIRLRADRLGVTADIQLTRDTRAEHIAALMNEHKPALCIVDSIQTVTVEGEGAAGGVAQVRDGTSMLTRAAKETGTATVLVGHVTKDGTVAGPKVMEHIVDTTVFLETVGAFRLLRSVKNRFGQAGELGVFEMRGEGLIAIENPSAAFLAERPVGVPGSVVAATVDGQRPMLLEVQALASKTPYPNARRVVVGLDPRRVDVVLAVLERRLDLTLGGLDIYVNLAGGLKVLDPGLDLAVALAVYSAVVGRALPANVAVFGEVGLAGEVRSTVASQRRAEEAGRAGYKRLIVPPGLPGHTGVKSVEEAVGVVWQTAKA; encoded by the coding sequence ATGGCTAGGGTCACCACCAAATACGTCTGCAACAGTTGCGGCTACACGTCCGCCAAACCGCTGGGCCGCTGCCCGAACTGTCAGGCGTGGAATTCCTTTGAAGAGGAAGTACCCACGGTCACGGGCGGTAAAACGCGCAGCGGCGGGGCCGGGGGCTACGGCGGCATTTCCGGCGGCAAGCTCACGCCTCTGTCCACCGTGGGGCGGCGCGAGGAGCCACGCATGTCGTCGGGCATTTCAGAGGTGGACCGGGTGCTGGGCGGCGGGCTGGTGGCCGGGGGCGTCACCCTGATCGGCGGCGAACCGGGCATCGGCAAGAGTACCCTGCTGCTTCAGGTGGCCGATAGCGTGGCGCGCGCCGGGGGCACCGTCCTGTATGTGGCCGGCGAGGAATCGCTGGAGCAGATCCGGTTGCGGGCAGACCGTCTGGGCGTGACCGCCGACATCCAACTGACGCGCGACACCCGGGCCGAACACATCGCCGCTTTAATGAATGAACACAAACCCGCGCTGTGCATCGTGGACAGCATCCAGACCGTCACCGTGGAGGGCGAGGGGGCGGCGGGGGGCGTGGCACAGGTCCGCGACGGCACCTCCATGCTCACACGCGCGGCCAAGGAAACGGGCACCGCCACCGTGTTGGTGGGCCACGTCACCAAGGACGGCACCGTGGCCGGGCCGAAGGTGATGGAACACATCGTGGATACCACGGTCTTTCTGGAAACCGTGGGGGCTTTCCGGTTGCTCCGTAGCGTCAAGAACCGCTTCGGGCAGGCCGGGGAACTGGGCGTGTTTGAGATGCGCGGTGAGGGATTGATTGCCATAGAAAATCCCAGTGCCGCCTTCCTGGCCGAGCGTCCGGTGGGCGTGCCTGGCAGCGTGGTGGCCGCCACCGTGGACGGTCAGCGACCCATGCTGCTGGAAGTGCAGGCACTGGCCTCCAAGACGCCCTACCCCAACGCCCGACGCGTGGTGGTGGGCCTGGACCCGCGCCGGGTGGATGTGGTGCTGGCCGTGCTGGAGCGCCGTTTAGACTTGACTCTGGGGGGTCTGGACATCTACGTGAACCTCGCGGGCGGCCTGAAAGTCCTTGATCCGGGCCTGGATCTGGCCGTGGCCCTGGCGGTCTACAGCGCCGTGGTGGGCCGTGCCCTGCCCGCAAACGTGGCGGTGTTCGGTGAGGTGGGGCTGGCCGGGGAGGTCCGCAGTACCGTGGCCTCCCAGCGCCGCGCCGAGGAAGCGGGACGCGCCGGTTACAAGCGCCTGATCGTGCCGCCTGGATTGCCTGGACACACGGGCGTCAAGAGCGTGGAGGAAGCGGTGGGCGTGGTGTGGCAGACGGCGAAAGCCTGA
- a CDS encoding carboxymuconolactone decarboxylase family protein, with amino-acid sequence MTDTEHGAPAEQPEGRARRTVFGSQHDRIMERLQALDTDLAAHIQNFAYDTVYDSSALDLKTQELIACALLVSLGSPPELRTHLRGALNAGATEEEVRGALMMCVPYLGFPRTVAGFEVLKTYLDAQERNQKKDKEKG; translated from the coding sequence ATGACCGACACTGAACACGGTGCCCCCGCAGAACAACCCGAAGGCCGCGCCAGGAGGACCGTTTTCGGCTCCCAGCATGATCGCATCATGGAACGCTTGCAGGCGCTGGACACCGACCTGGCCGCCCATATCCAGAATTTTGCCTACGACACCGTCTACGACAGCTCGGCGCTGGACCTGAAGACGCAGGAACTGATCGCCTGCGCCCTGCTGGTCTCGCTGGGCAGCCCGCCGGAACTGCGAACCCACCTGCGCGGCGCACTGAACGCCGGGGCGACGGAAGAAGAGGTCCGGGGCGCGCTGATGATGTGCGTGCCGTATCTGGGATTCCCGCGCACGGTGGCGGGTTTTGAGGTATTGAAGACCTATCTGGACGCTCAGGAGAGGAATCAGAAGAAAGACAAGGAAAAGGGGTGA
- a CDS encoding helix-turn-helix transcriptional regulator: protein MNTATFHALADPQRFQMVELLRQEPLTVGEIAARLNMRQPQTSKHLRVLSDAGVIDVQASANRRICHLRPEAFRELDEWLANFRQIWEERFDNLDGYLQQLQKQKPDALSLESGDEA, encoded by the coding sequence TTGAATACCGCGACTTTTCACGCCCTCGCTGATCCGCAGCGCTTTCAGATGGTGGAGCTGCTGCGCCAGGAACCGCTGACGGTGGGTGAGATTGCCGCTCGCCTGAACATGCGGCAGCCGCAGACCTCCAAGCACCTGCGGGTGCTGAGCGACGCTGGGGTCATCGACGTGCAGGCCAGCGCCAACCGCCGTATCTGCCACCTGCGGCCCGAAGCCTTCCGGGAACTGGACGAGTGGCTTGCCAACTTCCGGCAAATCTGGGAGGAACGTTTCGACAATCTGGACGGTTACCTGCAACAGCTTCAGAAGCAGAAACCGGACGCCCTCTCACTCGAATCAGGAGATGAAGCATGA
- a CDS encoding ATP-dependent Clp protease ATP-binding subunit, whose protein sequence is MNRYDDRARLVFHYAREEGNRLGHAMVGPEHLLLGLMREGGTAATILTEFGASLDGLRRRVEEIIGRGEGNRLNDAPSITPRARRVMELASSEARSLGAQVTSTEHILLGIIREGDGVAFRILQELTKDVDTIRWRILAQGENGGGKPAKPVATPFLDEYGRDLTKWAREGKLDPVIGRSEEIRRVTQILTRRTKNNPVLIGDPGVGKTAIVEGLALAIVEKRTPPNLHGIRLISLDLSGVVAGTKYRGEFEERLRQIIEELRNAKVMAFIDELHTLVGAGGAEGTLDAANILKPALSRGEIQVIGATTTGEYHRYIEKDAALERRFQPVIVLEPSPAETLQILRGLRPKYEEHHGVQIPDAALELAVRIGERSLPGRNFPDKAIDLIDEAASRVRLNMSIDLPVAENEDGEPYVTREDIESVINSMGGIYSEETAEQLGDLEASLEDQVYGQPDAIKALSSALRRARVGLGGRTRVAASFLFVGPSGVGKTHLARALSRSLFHSERSLIRVDMSEFQESHSISKLIGSPPGYVGYEQGGRLTEAVRRQPFSVILLDEIEKAHPDVYNTFLQVLDDGRLTDGLGRAVDFRRTIIIMTSNTGFNVGPTVGFSPVTPDNNAPLRQIFTPEFLDRLDDVIRFRPLGEPELVRVAQQLMGEMTEELASRELNVTFDPAIASWLVGKLKARSPKHAVGSSRQLRTLVREEIEDPLSLELISRDGDQVRVVLTDAGLQFERGTTAPPQILA, encoded by the coding sequence ATGAACAGATACGATGACCGCGCCCGACTCGTGTTCCACTATGCCCGCGAGGAAGGCAACCGCCTGGGCCACGCGATGGTTGGCCCCGAACATCTGCTGCTGGGCCTGATGCGCGAGGGCGGCACCGCCGCCACCATCCTGACCGAATTCGGGGCCAGCCTGGACGGCCTGCGCCGCCGCGTCGAGGAAATCATCGGGCGCGGCGAGGGCAACCGCCTGAACGACGCCCCCAGCATCACGCCACGTGCCCGCCGTGTGATGGAACTCGCGTCCAGCGAGGCCCGCAGCCTGGGAGCACAGGTCACCAGTACCGAGCACATCCTGCTGGGCATCATCCGCGAGGGCGACGGCGTGGCCTTCCGCATCTTGCAGGAGCTGACAAAGGACGTGGACACCATCCGCTGGCGCATCCTGGCGCAGGGCGAGAACGGCGGCGGCAAGCCTGCCAAGCCCGTGGCAACCCCCTTTCTGGATGAGTATGGCCGTGACCTGACCAAGTGGGCGCGCGAGGGCAAGCTGGACCCGGTGATCGGGCGCAGCGAGGAAATTCGCCGCGTCACGCAGATTCTGACCCGCCGCACCAAGAACAATCCAGTCCTCATCGGCGATCCCGGCGTGGGCAAGACCGCCATCGTGGAAGGGCTGGCCCTCGCCATCGTCGAGAAGCGCACGCCGCCCAACCTGCACGGCATCCGCCTGATCAGCCTGGACCTGTCCGGCGTGGTGGCCGGGACCAAGTACCGGGGCGAGTTTGAGGAACGTCTGCGCCAGATCATCGAGGAACTTCGCAACGCCAAGGTGATGGCCTTTATCGACGAGCTGCATACTCTCGTAGGCGCGGGCGGCGCGGAAGGCACGCTGGACGCGGCCAATATTCTCAAACCCGCGCTGAGCCGGGGCGAGATTCAGGTGATCGGCGCGACGACGACGGGCGAATACCACCGTTACATCGAGAAGGACGCCGCGCTGGAACGCCGTTTCCAGCCGGTGATCGTGCTGGAACCCAGCCCCGCCGAGACATTGCAGATTCTGCGCGGGTTGCGGCCCAAGTACGAGGAACATCACGGCGTGCAGATTCCTGACGCGGCTCTGGAACTGGCCGTCCGCATCGGCGAACGCAGCCTGCCGGGGCGCAACTTCCCCGACAAGGCGATTGACCTGATCGACGAGGCCGCCAGCCGCGTGCGCCTGAACATGAGCATTGACCTGCCCGTGGCCGAGAACGAGGACGGCGAACCCTACGTGACCCGCGAGGATATCGAGAGTGTGATCAACTCGATGGGCGGCATCTACAGCGAGGAAACCGCCGAGCAATTGGGCGACTTGGAGGCCAGCCTGGAAGATCAGGTGTACGGCCAGCCCGACGCCATCAAGGCCCTCAGCTCCGCATTGCGCCGCGCCCGTGTTGGCCTGGGCGGACGCACCCGCGTGGCCGCCAGCTTCCTGTTCGTCGGCCCCAGCGGCGTGGGCAAGACGCATCTGGCGCGCGCCCTGTCGCGCAGCCTGTTCCACTCCGAGCGCTCCCTGATCCGGGTGGACATGTCCGAATTTCAGGAAAGCCACAGCATCAGCAAGCTGATCGGCTCCCCCCCCGGCTACGTGGGGTACGAGCAGGGCGGACGTTTGACGGAAGCGGTGCGCCGCCAGCCGTTCAGCGTCATCCTGCTGGATGAGATCGAGAAGGCGCACCCGGACGTGTACAACACCTTCTTGCAGGTGCTGGACGATGGCCGCCTGACCGATGGCCTGGGCCGCGCGGTGGACTTCCGGCGCACCATCATCATCATGACCAGCAACACGGGCTTCAACGTCGGCCCCACCGTCGGCTTCAGCCCGGTCACGCCGGACAACAACGCGCCGCTGCGTCAGATCTTTACACCGGAATTCCTGGACCGCCTGGATGACGTGATCCGCTTCAGGCCGCTGGGCGAGCCGGAACTGGTGCGCGTGGCCCAGCAACTGATGGGCGAGATGACCGAGGAACTGGCCAGCCGCGAGCTGAACGTCACTTTCGATCCGGCGATTGCCTCCTGGCTGGTGGGCAAGCTCAAGGCCCGCAGCCCCAAGCACGCCGTAGGCAGCTCGCGCCAGTTGCGAACGCTGGTGCGCGAGGAAATCGAGGACCCGCTGTCCTTGGAACTGATCAGCCGCGACGGCGATCAGGTGCGCGTGGTTCTGACCGATGCGGGCCTGCAATTCGAGCGCGGAACGACGGCCCCACCGCAGATCCTGGCTTAA
- a CDS encoding YdeI/OmpD-associated family protein encodes MSGPLTFQATLLLGGKNATGLEVPPEIIERLGVGKKPAVHVRLGECAYRSTVAVRGGKFMLPVSAEHRAGAGIQAGDVLDVTLELDTEPREVSVPDDLQAALDADAVAKQRFEALSYSRQRQHTLAVEGAKTVETRQRRIDGAIAALTKNEETKLGRDATEASTFMAGLAHARKPEIETLRRIILGVDARIQEGVKWSSLSFFTIQHGTVQHFATFRLGPAQAIQLVFHTGAKVRATPLPMKVDVADPSGLMRWVAEDRGVMTLLTPADIQAKQAALEALVRQWIGPL; translated from the coding sequence ATGAGCGGCCCCCTGACATTTCAGGCCACCCTGCTTCTGGGCGGCAAGAACGCCACCGGCCTGGAAGTCCCGCCGGAAATCATCGAACGCCTGGGCGTGGGCAAGAAGCCTGCGGTACATGTGCGGCTTGGCGAGTGCGCCTACCGCAGCACCGTCGCCGTGCGGGGCGGCAAATTCATGCTTCCGGTCAGTGCCGAACACCGCGCCGGGGCGGGCATACAGGCCGGAGACGTGCTGGACGTGACACTGGAACTGGACACCGAACCCCGTGAAGTGAGCGTGCCAGACGATTTACAAGCGGCGCTGGATGCCGATGCGGTGGCCAAACAGCGCTTCGAGGCATTGTCCTACAGCCGCCAGCGTCAGCACACCCTGGCGGTGGAGGGAGCCAAAACAGTGGAGACCCGTCAGCGCCGGATTGACGGGGCTATCGCGGCGCTGACGAAGAACGAGGAAACGAAGCTGGGACGGGACGCTACGGAGGCCAGTACGTTTATGGCCGGTCTCGCTCACGCGCGCAAGCCGGAGATTGAGACGCTCCGCCGCATCATCCTGGGCGTAGACGCACGTATTCAGGAGGGCGTGAAGTGGAGCAGTCTGAGTTTTTTCACCATACAGCACGGCACTGTCCAGCACTTTGCTACCTTCAGACTCGGGCCTGCCCAGGCGATTCAGCTCGTCTTCCATACCGGCGCAAAGGTCAGGGCCACGCCGCTGCCCATGAAGGTGGACGTGGCCGATCCGTCCGGCCTGATGAGGTGGGTGGCCGAAGACCGGGGTGTGATGACCCTTCTCACCCCGGCAGATATCCAGGCCAAGCAGGCGGCCCTGGAAGCCCTGGTGCGGCAATGGATCGGGCCGCTGTAG
- a CDS encoding dihydrofolate reductase family protein, with protein sequence MMGRVFLDLAVSLDGFIAGPKGEDAGLHDWYFAQEGAAGAIKRELLDRIGAMILGHTAFGTAPDGFDTEYRVPQFILTHTPLATVERGGASFIFVTEGMESALAQARAAAWEKDICVAGGAQTAQAFLKAGVCG encoded by the coding sequence ATGATGGGGCGCGTTTTCCTTGATCTGGCCGTCTCGCTGGACGGTTTTATCGCGGGGCCGAAGGGCGAGGACGCCGGGTTGCACGACTGGTACTTTGCCCAGGAGGGCGCAGCCGGGGCCATCAAGCGTGAGTTGCTGGACCGCATTGGCGCGATGATCCTGGGACACACGGCTTTTGGCACCGCGCCCGACGGCTTCGACACCGAATACCGGGTGCCGCAATTCATCCTGACGCATACCCCTCTGGCCACGGTGGAGCGCGGCGGGGCCAGTTTCATCTTCGTCACGGAGGGAATGGAGAGCGCACTGGCCCAGGCCCGTGCCGCCGCCTGGGAAAAGGACATCTGTGTGGCGGGCGGCGCACAGACCGCGCAGGCATTTCTGAAAGCGGGCGTTTGTGGATGA
- a CDS encoding dihydrofolate reductase family protein: MRKLIVTEFVTLDGVMEEPTPWQAGHASPEIGLFKREELFSSGALLLGRMTYEGFAGYWPTATDTGEFGERMNILPKYVVSSTLQAVAWNNSHLIRENITGEITKLKAQEGGDILVYGSGELAQFLLERGLADQLNLLVYPVVLGSGKRLFGAEGAGLKLVDSQTYSSGVVRLSYALGAKA, encoded by the coding sequence ATGCGGAAACTGATCGTGACAGAATTTGTAACGCTGGACGGCGTGATGGAAGAGCCGACGCCGTGGCAGGCAGGCCACGCCAGCCCGGAAATCGGCCTCTTCAAACGCGAGGAGCTGTTCAGCAGCGGCGCTCTGCTCCTGGGCCGCATGACTTACGAGGGCTTCGCTGGCTACTGGCCGACGGCCACCGACACCGGGGAGTTTGGTGAGCGGATGAATATCCTGCCCAAATACGTCGTTTCCAGCACCTTGCAGGCCGTCGCCTGGAACAACTCGCACCTCATCCGCGAGAACATCACCGGGGAAATCACGAAACTCAAGGCTCAGGAGGGCGGGGACATTCTGGTGTACGGCAGCGGCGAACTGGCGCAGTTTTTGCTGGAGCGCGGTCTGGCGGATCAATTGAATTTGCTGGTCTATCCCGTCGTGCTGGGCAGCGGCAAACGCCTGTTTGGGGCGGAGGGTGCAGGGCTGAAGCTGGTTGATTCTCAGACCTACAGCTCCGGTGTGGTGAGGCTGAGCTATGCGCTGGGAGCGAAGGCATGA
- a CDS encoding SRPBCC domain-containing protein — protein sequence MTSALPAMTSRVENEKELILERTFKAPRALVFEAFTAADHLRHWWGPRGWELTHCTVDLRPGGKWHYCMKCMDRAQGDFYGMESWGLGVYDEIVAPERLVYTDYFSDAAGEINADLPTTQATLIFEEVAGGTCVVSRSVYGSEGALKTVMDMGMLQGIGETWDRLAEHLAGPQAG from the coding sequence ATGACCAGTGCCCTGCCCGCCATGACCTCAAGAGTGGAGAATGAAAAGGAACTCATTCTGGAGCGCACCTTCAAAGCACCTCGCGCCCTTGTGTTCGAGGCGTTCACGGCGGCTGATCACCTGCGCCACTGGTGGGGGCCGCGCGGCTGGGAACTCACGCACTGCACCGTGGACCTGCGCCCCGGCGGCAAGTGGCATTACTGCATGAAGTGCATGGACCGGGCACAGGGCGATTTCTACGGCATGGAATCGTGGGGTCTGGGTGTCTACGACGAGATCGTGGCCCCCGAGCGGCTGGTCTACACCGACTATTTCTCGGATGCTGCGGGCGAAATCAATGCGGACCTGCCCACCACCCAGGCCACCCTGATTTTTGAGGAAGTGGCGGGAGGCACCTGCGTGGTCAGCCGCTCTGTATACGGCAGCGAGGGCGCACTGAAGACCGTCATGGACATGGGCATGCTCCAGGGCATAGGCGAAACCTGGGACCGGCTGGCGGAGCATCTGGCCGGACCCCAGGCAGGCTGA